The proteins below are encoded in one region of Tindallia magadiensis:
- a CDS encoding methyl-accepting chemotaxis protein — protein sequence MLKKWLSSKAATPKIILGALLFSVPIVVLPYDKNLLLYGLYSWLIIGIYFFTSSRFVKDDDKILSYLTDVAGGNLVVSSELGKQTKSIILSYSEKISHIAHTLSKGPGLSTKDAYDYEGFLRNHKGIKRIFITDETGQQIYNSAVTDPKKLLFNGDRSYFKNAENTGKPQVSNCTFSKRENRLAIIVAAPYQCNAKFNGIVAATVDLIEISPSSEKKQNIVLGTIQVLNGLLRNIKGISSKAKSSAETLAMSSQKASDTVDEVSKAIDEIAEGACAQATDTDHASQTASRLSTVFEKMDHKTSEMNRFSEKIIGEKEQGANAIKQLKEKSTLAENTNDSVEQAISELDKNTQSISSILDSISAIAVQTNLLALNASIEAARAGEQGKGFAVVAEEIRKLAEESSEAADQIRDITTAIINGSGQTVETMKKVKHISSEQKKAVGDMEESFNEISASIVGITEGIQSIKASSNDLSFVVSDIVKTMTNISAVSEESAATSEEVNASMHQQSSAIDEIASEAESLNALSIKLNDELGKFKV from the coding sequence AAAAAATGGCTGTCTTCAAAAGCAGCAACCCCAAAGATCATTCTAGGTGCTTTGCTTTTTTCTGTCCCCATTGTTGTGCTTCCATATGATAAGAACCTGTTATTATATGGTCTGTATTCCTGGTTGATTATTGGTATCTATTTTTTTACCTCTTCTAGATTCGTCAAGGATGATGACAAAATCTTAAGCTATCTCACGGATGTTGCTGGCGGAAATTTGGTTGTATCTTCCGAACTCGGTAAACAGACAAAATCGATTATACTCTCTTACTCAGAAAAAATCAGCCATATAGCCCATACCCTTTCAAAAGGACCAGGTCTATCCACAAAAGATGCCTATGACTATGAAGGGTTTCTTCGTAATCATAAAGGAATTAAGCGAATTTTTATTACCGACGAAACAGGTCAGCAAATCTATAACTCGGCGGTAACGGATCCAAAAAAACTATTGTTTAACGGGGATCGTTCTTACTTCAAAAACGCTGAGAATACTGGAAAACCACAAGTATCCAATTGTACTTTTTCTAAAAGAGAAAACCGACTCGCTATTATTGTAGCCGCACCTTATCAATGTAATGCCAAGTTCAATGGCATTGTTGCGGCAACGGTTGACCTTATAGAAATAAGCCCTTCTTCAGAGAAAAAACAGAATATTGTTTTAGGAACCATACAGGTACTAAATGGCTTGTTACGAAATATCAAGGGTATTTCCTCCAAGGCTAAATCATCGGCTGAAACCCTGGCTATGTCATCCCAAAAGGCTAGCGATACCGTGGATGAAGTCTCCAAAGCAATTGATGAAATCGCCGAAGGTGCTTGTGCACAAGCTACCGACACAGATCACGCTTCTCAAACAGCTTCAAGGCTTTCAACGGTTTTTGAAAAAATGGATCATAAGACTTCTGAAATGAATCGGTTTTCAGAAAAGATTATTGGCGAAAAAGAACAGGGTGCAAACGCCATCAAACAACTTAAAGAAAAATCCACATTAGCTGAGAATACCAATGATAGTGTTGAACAAGCAATTTCTGAGCTGGACAAGAATACCCAATCCATAAGCAGCATTCTTGATTCCATCAGTGCCATCGCTGTTCAAACAAATCTTTTAGCCTTAAATGCCTCTATTGAAGCCGCAAGAGCTGGAGAACAGGGCAAAGGTTTTGCTGTCGTTGCAGAAGAAATCCGTAAGCTGGCCGAAGAATCCAGCGAAGCGGCGGATCAAATACGTGACATTACGACGGCTATTATCAACGGAAGTGGTCAGACCGTTGAAACGATGAAAAAGGTTAAGCATATTTCCAGTGAACAAAAGAAGGCGGTTGGGGATATGGAAGAATCTTTTAATGAAATATCTGCATCCATCGTCGGAATTACAGAAGGAATTCAAAGCATCAAAGCTTCTTCTAACGATTTATCCTTTGTCGTATCGGATATTGTAAAAACAATGACGAACATCTCAGCCGTATCAGAAGAATCCGCGGCTACTTCTGAGGAAGTGAATGCATCCATGCATCAGCAGTCGTCCGCTATTGACGAAATTGCTTCTGAAGCAGAATCGTTAAATGCACTTTCCATCAAGCTTAATGATGAGTTAGGTAAGTTTAAGGTTTAG
- a CDS encoding triphosphoribosyl-dephospho-CoA synthase: protein MNEKQWSLSKEALTIGQAMTAGILLEVSCEPSPGLVSPNSAGAHKDMNLISFLLSSAAIAPYFSIFAEMGLDCKVESQLLPKLRPLGIEAEKEFLSLTDQVNTQRGILFLGGIVAAAAGLATNAGERSMKKIGEKVSVICEGMIKKELDAIRKDKERTNGENLYISHGLTGIRGEVEKGLPSVKNIGYPVFQDAMNSGMGVNDAMVHTLLHLFSQVEDTTVVSRVGMEGLQKCREGALRAIEKGGMKSKEGRQATEELDTYFINQNISPGGCADLLAVTVAIYLMEGYSFKLESILG, encoded by the coding sequence ATGAATGAAAAACAATGGAGCTTATCGAAAGAAGCCCTAACCATTGGACAGGCAATGACAGCAGGAATCCTTTTAGAGGTATCTTGTGAACCATCCCCGGGACTGGTGAGTCCCAACTCCGCGGGAGCACATAAAGATATGAATCTGATTAGTTTTCTTTTAAGCAGTGCTGCTATTGCTCCCTATTTCTCTATTTTTGCAGAAATGGGCTTGGACTGCAAAGTGGAATCTCAGTTGCTCCCAAAGCTTCGGCCACTGGGAATAGAAGCGGAAAAAGAATTTCTTTCCCTGACAGATCAGGTGAACACGCAGAGAGGCATTCTATTTCTTGGCGGTATTGTGGCAGCAGCAGCTGGTCTTGCAACTAATGCAGGAGAAAGATCGATGAAAAAAATAGGCGAAAAAGTTTCAGTGATTTGTGAAGGAATGATCAAAAAAGAACTTGATGCTATCAGGAAAGATAAAGAAAGGACAAATGGAGAGAATCTGTACATAAGCCATGGATTAACAGGTATTAGAGGGGAAGTTGAGAAGGGGCTTCCTTCCGTAAAGAATATTGGATACCCGGTATTTCAGGATGCTATGAACAGTGGAATGGGCGTTAATGATGCAATGGTGCATACCCTGCTGCATTTGTTTTCTCAGGTGGAAGATACCACCGTTGTTTCTAGGGTCGGGATGGAAGGACTTCAAAAATGCCGAGAAGGGGCGTTGCGAGCGATTGAAAAAGGCGGCATGAAGAGTAAGGAAGGGCGGCAAGCTACAGAAGAGCTAGATACCTACTTTATTAACCAGAATATCAGTCCCGGCGGATGTGCGGATTTATTGGCAGTAACCGTAGCGATCTATCTAATGGAAGGTTATTCTTTCAAACTTGAAAGTATTCTTGGCTAA
- the citX gene encoding citrate lyase holo-[acyl-carrier protein] synthase: MDKRMRRVLEAKEERSVFQKQLITRHQLPIISLTLNLPGGFEAYKEWETIFHIALKAIDRAYDGNIVDKHKRLGKWGPEGFWVIDLPAVQIKEKAIDLENSHRVGRIFDVDVLDEKGSVLSRRDLLMEGRICLVCDEKALLCYREKKHDFEEVKESVQKIIFKGLVTDE, encoded by the coding sequence ATGGATAAACGAATGAGAAGGGTGCTGGAAGCAAAGGAAGAGCGGAGTGTATTTCAAAAGCAGTTGATAACTCGGCATCAATTACCGATTATTTCCCTGACACTAAATTTACCAGGTGGCTTTGAAGCGTATAAGGAATGGGAAACCATATTTCATATTGCCTTAAAAGCCATTGATAGAGCTTATGACGGAAATATTGTAGATAAGCATAAAAGGTTGGGGAAATGGGGGCCTGAAGGTTTTTGGGTAATCGATTTACCGGCAGTTCAAATAAAAGAAAAAGCCATTGACCTGGAAAACAGCCATCGAGTGGGTCGTATTTTTGATGTGGACGTGTTAGACGAAAAAGGAAGCGTGCTCTCGCGCAGGGATTTACTAATGGAAGGAAGAATTTGTTTGGTTTGTGATGAAAAAGCACTGCTTTGTTACCGTGAGAAAAAACATGATTTTGAAGAAGTGAAGGAAAGTGTTCAAAAAATAATCTTCAAAGGATTGGTGACAGATGAATGA
- the citC gene encoding [citrate (pro-3S)-lyase] ligase, whose product MSMDYGFTLKELNSDREKQMVSDFLIEQGLRLEKDVEYTVGVLKGEEIIATGSLSRNVLKSLAVKENYQGEGLTNKIATQLINEAYQRGETHLFIYTKPENRRMFEDLGFYVITEVENYVCLLENQRDGIKTYIENLKRKKRDGHVIGSIVMNCNPFTLGHQYLIEEAAKECDVLHVFIVWEDRSSFPAEVRYELVKAGTKHLENVFLHKGENYIISAATFPSYFLKGEEILRSHTLLDLKIFTEFIVPALNIHRRYVGEEPYCPVTKMYNETMHQVLPEAGIELKMFERKKQDDCCISASMVRKELAAGRWETVRKLVPESTYQYLLTEEGQKITEIIKKSNSRH is encoded by the coding sequence ATGAGTATGGACTATGGTTTTACCTTAAAAGAATTAAATAGTGACAGAGAAAAGCAAATGGTTTCGGATTTTTTGATAGAACAAGGCTTAAGGTTGGAAAAAGATGTCGAGTATACAGTGGGTGTCTTGAAAGGGGAGGAAATCATAGCAACGGGTTCTTTAAGCAGGAATGTGCTGAAATCTCTGGCGGTTAAGGAAAACTATCAAGGAGAAGGCCTTACAAATAAAATAGCCACCCAACTGATCAATGAAGCTTATCAACGTGGAGAAACTCATCTTTTTATATATACAAAACCAGAAAACCGGCGTATGTTTGAAGACTTGGGATTTTATGTGATTACAGAGGTGGAAAATTATGTTTGTTTACTTGAAAATCAGCGAGATGGTATAAAAACCTATATAGAGAACTTGAAAAGGAAAAAAAGAGACGGTCATGTTATTGGTTCCATTGTAATGAATTGTAATCCCTTTACCTTAGGGCATCAATATTTGATTGAAGAAGCCGCCAAGGAATGTGACGTATTGCATGTGTTTATTGTATGGGAAGATCGTTCCAGCTTCCCGGCAGAAGTCAGGTATGAGCTGGTAAAAGCCGGAACGAAGCATCTTGAAAATGTTTTTTTGCATAAAGGTGAAAACTATATTATTTCCGCCGCTACCTTTCCCAGTTACTTCTTAAAAGGCGAAGAAATTCTTCGCTCACACACCTTGCTGGATCTGAAAATTTTTACCGAATTTATTGTACCGGCACTAAATATTCATCGCAGATATGTAGGAGAAGAACCTTACTGTCCTGTAACAAAGATGTATAACGAAACGATGCATCAGGTGTTACCGGAAGCAGGCATCGAATTAAAAATGTTTGAAAGAAAGAAACAAGATGATTGCTGTATTAGTGCATCAATGGTTCGAAAAGAATTGGCAGCCGGTCGATGGGAAACAGTCCGAAAACTTGTGCCGGAAAGCACGTATCAATATTTATTAACAGAAGAAGGGCAAAAAATTACGGAAATCATTAAAAAAAGCAATAGTAGGCATTAA
- the ilvA gene encoding threonine ammonia-lyase: MTAKDFESKNFSLEEAGKDIKIAGENLEGIVNKTELVYSDFFSSECRNKVYLKPENLQFTGSFKIRGAYNKIVRLPESVRKNGIVASSAGNHAQGVAYSAKRLGISSKIVMPSVTPLIKVEATKAHGSEVVIHGDIYDDAYQKAMDISKTEGREFVHPFNDYDVICGQGTIGLEIIEELKDVDEILVPIGGGGLIAGIAMAVKSVNPNIRVIGVEPEGAMTMKNSLNNDKVCDLSRISTSAEGVAVKRPGDLSFQIAKCFVDGIVTVSEKEIMEALLMLIDKHKLISETAGVLTLAALKKLTVANKKIVSVISGGNIDVVTISSMINKGLISRGRIFCFSVDLPDVPGQLLHISKILSDLKANVIKLDHNQFKAMDRYENVQLEVTVETNGHQHIDEIIESLLKDGFKVNRVY; encoded by the coding sequence ATGACCGCAAAAGACTTTGAAAGTAAAAATTTTAGCTTGGAAGAAGCCGGTAAAGACATTAAAATAGCCGGAGAAAATTTAGAGGGGATTGTGAATAAAACCGAATTGGTCTACAGTGATTTTTTCAGCAGTGAATGCCGGAACAAGGTGTATCTCAAACCTGAGAACCTTCAGTTTACAGGATCTTTCAAAATACGAGGAGCTTACAATAAAATTGTCCGCTTACCGGAGTCGGTACGAAAAAATGGTATTGTAGCTTCTTCTGCCGGTAACCATGCCCAGGGCGTTGCTTATTCGGCTAAACGGCTCGGTATTTCTTCAAAAATTGTCATGCCCAGTGTCACACCACTTATCAAAGTAGAAGCCACCAAAGCTCATGGTTCAGAAGTTGTCATCCACGGTGATATCTATGATGATGCTTATCAGAAAGCCATGGATATTTCCAAAACAGAAGGCCGGGAATTTGTTCATCCTTTTAATGACTATGATGTGATCTGCGGTCAGGGAACCATCGGTTTGGAGATTATTGAGGAACTGAAAGATGTTGATGAAATCCTGGTGCCTATCGGTGGTGGTGGATTAATTGCCGGTATCGCTATGGCCGTAAAATCAGTGAATCCTAATATTCGGGTGATTGGTGTGGAGCCAGAAGGAGCCATGACCATGAAAAATTCACTTAACAATGACAAAGTCTGTGATCTTAGCCGCATCAGCACCTCCGCGGAAGGGGTTGCTGTAAAACGTCCGGGAGATTTAAGCTTTCAGATTGCAAAATGTTTTGTGGATGGCATTGTTACCGTTTCTGAAAAGGAAATTATGGAAGCACTGTTAATGCTTATTGATAAACATAAACTAATTTCTGAAACTGCCGGTGTCCTTACGCTTGCAGCACTGAAAAAGTTGACGGTTGCCAATAAAAAAATTGTCAGTGTCATCAGTGGCGGTAATATCGATGTGGTGACTATTTCTTCTATGATTAATAAGGGGCTTATTTCCCGGGGACGAATTTTTTGTTTTAGCGTCGACCTGCCGGATGTTCCTGGTCAACTTCTTCATATTTCTAAAATATTGTCGGATTTGAAAGCTAATGTCATCAAACTGGACCATAACCAGTTCAAGGCAATGGATCGTTACGAAAATGTTCAATTGGAGGTTACGGTGGAAACCAATGGTCACCAGCATATTGATGAAATTATTGAATCACTTCTAAAGGATGGATTCAAGGTAAATCGGGTCTATTAG
- a CDS encoding FadR/GntR family transcriptional regulator, protein MPTEKKIFLYEAVIAQLIAFMKNNQYQPGDKLPSERKLAASLAVSRTSIREALKTLQAKDIVSIRHGSGVYFNGPENFLLSETETFDKSQETFHLLKPLAQSRMMIESFCAVELASTLTSHQLKELYGVIQKEERIFEATQDHQDVFMSMELELLLSYYYGNPMIHEMHKKTCLQWQQCFLSLELTPYPLDLRHQDHLDIMKAIESGHSPSIEKAVKGHVQRTLSILNKLLKP, encoded by the coding sequence ATGCCTACTGAAAAAAAAATCTTTCTTTACGAGGCTGTGATTGCACAGCTGATTGCTTTTATGAAAAATAACCAGTATCAGCCTGGAGACAAGCTTCCCTCTGAACGAAAACTGGCCGCCAGCTTAGCCGTTAGCAGAACTTCGATCCGTGAAGCCCTTAAAACGTTACAAGCAAAAGATATTGTCAGTATTCGCCATGGGAGCGGGGTTTATTTTAATGGCCCGGAAAATTTTCTCCTGTCAGAAACCGAAACTTTTGACAAAAGCCAGGAAACCTTTCATTTACTAAAGCCGTTAGCTCAATCCAGAATGATGATTGAAAGTTTTTGTGCGGTAGAGCTGGCTTCTACCTTAACCTCTCATCAGCTAAAAGAACTTTATGGCGTTATCCAAAAGGAGGAAAGGATTTTTGAGGCCACACAAGATCATCAGGATGTCTTTATGTCGATGGAGTTAGAACTCCTCCTGTCTTATTATTATGGAAATCCGATGATCCATGAAATGCATAAAAAAACATGCCTTCAGTGGCAGCAATGTTTCTTATCTTTGGAATTAACGCCTTACCCTTTGGATCTTAGGCATCAGGATCATTTAGATATCATGAAGGCCATCGAATCAGGTCATTCGCCTAGCATTGAAAAGGCTGTCAAAGGTCATGTTCAACGCACGCTTTCTATTCTGAACAAACTTTTGAAACCTTAA
- a CDS encoding 3-isopropylmalate dehydratase small subunit, with product MIAKGKAFVYGNNVDTDVIIPARYLNNADPSALASHCMEDIDENFAKEVEKGDVILAGKNFGCGSSREHAPLAIKTTGASCVIAESFARIFYRNAINIGLPILECEGAVKEAKRGDLLEVDFSGGTIVNKTQQKTYQTNPFPPFIQSIIDQDGLVGKVQKEIAAKKG from the coding sequence ATGATTGCAAAAGGAAAAGCGTTTGTCTATGGAAACAATGTGGATACAGATGTTATTATACCGGCCAGATATCTTAATAATGCAGACCCTTCAGCATTAGCCAGCCATTGCATGGAAGATATCGATGAAAATTTTGCTAAGGAAGTAGAAAAAGGGGATGTGATCTTGGCTGGAAAAAACTTTGGCTGTGGATCCTCCCGGGAACATGCACCGCTAGCCATTAAAACCACCGGTGCTTCCTGCGTAATTGCTGAATCTTTTGCTCGGATATTTTACCGAAATGCCATTAACATAGGGCTTCCAATTTTGGAATGCGAAGGGGCAGTGAAAGAGGCAAAGAGAGGGGATTTGCTGGAAGTCGATTTTTCTGGTGGCACCATTGTTAACAAAACTCAGCAGAAAACCTACCAAACAAATCCCTTTCCACCCTTTATACAATCTATTATTGACCAGGACGGTTTAGTAGGAAAGGTTCAGAAAGAAATAGCAGCAAAAAAAGGATAA
- the leuC gene encoding 3-isopropylmalate dehydratase large subunit — protein sequence MGMTMTQKILADHAGKELVTAGELVEANLDLVLGNDITTPVAVGVFQKMNATKVFDREKVVVVHDHFTPNKDIQSAEQCRISRNFALEQDLEHFYEVGEMGIEHVLLPEKGLVIPGDVVIGADSHTCTYGALGAFSTGVGSTDMAGGMALGKTWFRIPEALKFEITGKMQEWVSGKDVILHIIGMIGVEGARYKSMEYVGDGIQNLTMDDRFTIANMATEAGAKNGIFPVDERTEAYLKERSNRTYQVYQADEDAEYEKTYQIDLSEIPLTVAYPHLPENTRPVKEAKEVKIDQVVIGSCTNGRIDDLRMAAKVLKGKKVAKNLRCIVIPGSQQVHLQAVKEGLVETFIEAGAVFTTATCGPCLGGHTGILGKGERCVSTTNRNFVGRMGHTESEVYLASPAVAAASAVTGKISSPEDVV from the coding sequence ATGGGAATGACAATGACTCAAAAAATATTGGCCGATCATGCAGGAAAAGAACTGGTAACGGCGGGAGAGCTGGTAGAAGCCAACCTGGATCTGGTTTTAGGAAATGACATTACCACTCCGGTAGCTGTAGGTGTTTTTCAAAAAATGAACGCGACAAAAGTATTTGACCGGGAAAAAGTGGTTGTGGTTCACGATCACTTTACACCAAACAAAGACATACAATCAGCGGAACAGTGCCGAATTAGCCGAAACTTTGCCCTAGAGCAGGATTTAGAGCATTTTTATGAAGTAGGCGAAATGGGGATTGAACATGTATTACTGCCGGAAAAGGGATTAGTGATTCCTGGAGATGTGGTGATTGGAGCGGATTCACACACCTGTACCTATGGTGCCCTAGGAGCCTTTTCGACAGGTGTCGGTTCAACGGATATGGCAGGTGGTATGGCACTTGGAAAAACCTGGTTTCGTATTCCAGAAGCCTTGAAATTTGAAATAACCGGCAAAATGCAAGAATGGGTCAGTGGAAAGGATGTTATTCTTCATATTATTGGGATGATTGGCGTGGAAGGAGCTAGATATAAATCCATGGAATATGTGGGCGATGGAATCCAAAACCTTACCATGGATGACCGGTTTACCATTGCTAATATGGCAACAGAAGCCGGTGCTAAAAACGGAATTTTTCCAGTAGATGAGAGGACAGAAGCCTATCTGAAGGAGCGGTCCAACCGTACCTATCAAGTGTATCAGGCAGATGAAGATGCTGAATATGAAAAAACCTATCAGATCGATCTTTCGGAAATTCCACTAACCGTAGCCTATCCTCATCTTCCGGAAAACACACGTCCGGTGAAAGAAGCAAAAGAGGTGAAAATCGATCAGGTGGTGATTGGATCCTGCACCAATGGAAGAATTGACGATTTAAGAATGGCGGCAAAAGTATTAAAAGGTAAAAAAGTCGCAAAGAACCTGCGATGCATTGTTATTCCAGGGTCACAGCAAGTTCATCTGCAGGCGGTCAAAGAAGGGCTGGTAGAAACCTTTATTGAAGCCGGTGCTGTTTTTACAACGGCAACCTGTGGCCCCTGCCTGGGAGGTCACACAGGAATCCTTGGAAAAGGTGAACGATGTGTATCAACAACTAATCGAAACTTTGTAGGACGAATGGGACATACAGAATCAGAAGTATACCTGGCAAGTCCGGCTGTAGCGGCAGCTTCTGCCGTTACAGGTAAAATAAGCAGTCCAGAAGATGTGGTATAG
- a CDS encoding serpin family protein, giving the protein MMKRKGKKTIPLVGICLLLLGLLLVGCDEVEADLPVEISEPAPEVLESFDQELANRSNQFGFQMFQQLMEGEENKMISPTSIYTALAMTMNGADGETREAMAKTLEVAGVDLETFNLNNKLRHYLLQEADEEVTLRIANSLWMREGISLKPAFIHNNQQYYSAVANALDFSTAEAVERINQWVEDSTEGLIEEIVEYPIDPQTILFLINAVYFQGDWTTAFDPDKTTEETFYRSEETLEGIPFMNRQDEFLYLEKEEAFQAIRLPYGEKEQMAMYVFLPWEGRSLQSFVDDLSAEQWEKWQHQFSRREGQLKLPRFTMAYEKSLKEALSRMGMEIAFDPAQADFSEMVSWEQGENVFISDVKHKSFIEVEETGTEAAAVTSVEVRVTSMPIDEPFQMVVNRPFYFMIHDEETNEILFMGTVAEPKQ; this is encoded by the coding sequence ATGATGAAAAGAAAAGGAAAAAAAACCATTCCTCTCGTAGGGATATGTCTGCTACTCTTAGGCCTTCTTTTGGTAGGCTGTGATGAGGTGGAAGCTGATCTGCCTGTCGAAATTTCAGAACCGGCACCAGAGGTATTAGAATCCTTTGATCAGGAGCTGGCAAACAGGTCAAATCAGTTTGGATTTCAGATGTTTCAGCAGTTAATGGAAGGAGAAGAAAATAAGATGATTTCTCCTACCAGTATTTACACAGCATTGGCCATGACCATGAACGGTGCTGATGGCGAAACCCGTGAAGCCATGGCAAAAACCTTAGAGGTAGCCGGAGTTGATCTGGAAACCTTTAATCTGAACAATAAGCTTCGTCACTATTTGCTTCAGGAAGCCGATGAAGAGGTGACTCTCCGTATTGCCAACTCCCTCTGGATGAGAGAAGGAATCTCATTAAAGCCAGCGTTTATTCACAATAATCAGCAATATTACAGTGCGGTGGCTAATGCACTGGACTTTAGCACAGCAGAAGCCGTTGAAAGGATTAATCAATGGGTTGAAGATAGTACGGAAGGATTGATCGAAGAAATAGTGGAATACCCGATAGATCCTCAGACCATTCTATTTTTAATCAACGCCGTTTATTTTCAGGGAGATTGGACAACGGCCTTTGATCCGGATAAAACAACAGAAGAAACTTTTTACCGTTCCGAAGAAACCCTGGAAGGAATACCTTTTATGAACCGTCAGGATGAATTTTTATATCTGGAAAAAGAAGAAGCTTTTCAAGCCATCCGACTTCCATATGGAGAAAAGGAACAAATGGCCATGTATGTATTTTTACCCTGGGAAGGACGTTCTTTACAATCTTTTGTAGATGATTTATCGGCAGAGCAATGGGAAAAATGGCAGCATCAGTTTTCCAGACGGGAAGGACAACTTAAACTTCCGCGATTTACAATGGCTTACGAAAAAAGTCTAAAAGAAGCCTTAAGCCGTATGGGGATGGAAATAGCCTTTGATCCGGCACAGGCCGATTTTTCGGAGATGGTAAGCTGGGAGCAGGGAGAAAATGTCTTTATCAGCGATGTGAAACATAAAAGTTTTATTGAGGTAGAAGAAACAGGGACAGAAGCGGCGGCGGTTACTTCTGTAGAAGTACGTGTCACTTCTATGCCAATAGATGAACCATTCCAGATGGTAGTGAACAGACCCTTCTATTTTATGATTCATGATGAAGAAACCAATGAAATACTGTTTATGGGAACGGTGGCAGAGCCTAAGCAATGA